From the genome of Candidatus Eisenbacteria bacterium, one region includes:
- a CDS encoding YciI family protein produces the protein MRFMIIVKATKDSEAGVMPREELLAAMAKYHEELQKAGVLLDASGLQASSKGWRIKYSGEKRTLTDGPFTEARELIAGYTLIQVKSREEAMEWARRFPNPAVDGKEGEIEVRQLFELDDFGSSEAVERFREMGVGTKK, from the coding sequence ATGCGATTCATGATCATTGTGAAGGCCACCAAGGACTCGGAAGCCGGCGTCATGCCGAGAGAAGAGCTCCTTGCGGCCATGGCGAAGTACCACGAGGAGCTGCAGAAGGCTGGCGTTCTGCTTGACGCCTCCGGACTCCAGGCGAGCTCGAAGGGCTGGCGCATCAAGTACTCCGGAGAGAAGCGCACCCTTACCGACGGGCCATTCACCGAGGCGAGGGAGCTGATCGCCGGCTACACGCTGATTCAGGTGAAGTCGAGGGAAGAGGCGATGGAATGGGCCAGGCGCTTTCCCAATCCCGCCGTGGATGGCAAGGAGGGCGAGATCGAAGTGCGCCAATTGTTCGAGCTGGACGACTTCGGCTCGAGCGAGGCGGTGGAACGCTTTCGCGAGATGGGTGTCGGGACGAAAAAATAG